Proteins found in one Micromonospora sp. WMMD1082 genomic segment:
- a CDS encoding LCP family protein — MVAGGLYYRSVESSIERVDAFEGVPEESRPQVVATGAMNIMILGSDSRDPDNTSGSRTDTIILAHLPKDRSSAQLISIPRDTWVSVPRSAEGRGGRDAKINAAYAWGGVPLMVQTVEKFTGVRIDHVTMVDFAGFKEIVDALGGIEITVEKGFTSRHSLNPDGRREFAAGKQTMDGAAALDYARERYAFADGDFTRIKHQQQVIKAILDKAASGGTLASPAKLNSFVRATADAVAVDESMSLLDLGMELRHLRGGNLDFYTCPTKGTGRIGNESVVLADTAKAERLFDAVRRDSVPDIQSAAK, encoded by the coding sequence ATGGTCGCCGGTGGGCTGTACTACCGCTCGGTCGAGTCCAGTATCGAACGGGTCGACGCCTTCGAGGGCGTCCCGGAGGAGTCCCGGCCCCAGGTCGTGGCGACCGGCGCCATGAACATCATGATCCTGGGCAGCGACTCGCGCGACCCGGACAACACCTCCGGATCCCGCACCGACACGATCATCCTGGCCCACCTGCCGAAGGACCGTTCGAGTGCCCAGCTCATCTCGATCCCCCGGGACACCTGGGTGAGCGTGCCGAGGTCCGCCGAGGGGCGGGGCGGCCGGGATGCGAAGATCAACGCCGCGTACGCCTGGGGTGGCGTGCCGCTGATGGTGCAGACGGTCGAGAAGTTCACCGGCGTCCGCATCGACCACGTAACGATGGTCGACTTCGCCGGCTTCAAGGAAATCGTCGACGCGCTCGGCGGCATCGAGATCACCGTCGAGAAGGGCTTCACCTCGCGGCACTCGCTCAATCCGGACGGCCGGCGGGAGTTCGCCGCGGGCAAGCAGACCATGGACGGGGCCGCCGCCCTGGACTACGCCCGCGAGCGGTACGCCTTCGCCGACGGTGACTTCACCCGCATCAAGCACCAGCAGCAGGTCATCAAGGCGATCCTGGACAAGGCCGCCTCCGGTGGCACGCTCGCCAGCCCGGCGAAGCTCAACTCGTTCGTCCGGGCCACCGCGGACGCGGTGGCGGTGGACGAGTCGATGTCCCTGTTGGACCTCGGGATGGAGCTGCGCCACCTGCGCGGCGGCAACCTCGACTTCTACACCTGCCCGACCAAGGGCACCGGCCGGATCGGCAACGAAAGTGTCGTGCTGGCCGACACGGCAAAGGCAGAGCGGCTCTTCGACGCGGTCCGCCGCGACTCGGTGCCGGACATCCAGTCCGCCGCGAAGTAG
- a CDS encoding sugar transferase: MTGQPTMSHPAPAGPFGGLPEQATPRRHDIAADQACLAELAAPARAAPAMAAAPTTAPAMATAPVTAAAGVAGARAGLQTTAVLPYARSRASSRTRWVRAWMMTLPIDVAALLTPLALSQNYWRGTLANAVLTVAIFAAGGLYRPRRHVSILDELPGLGGRLLASAAVVAIIAAERHSSVAYVGGFMRGVALSALLVIAGRALSRALTILTRKRRWVEHNAIIIGSGPIGLELARMLRRYPRYGLRFVGCVDAPSRQETGTLPLTGSLDDLESLIRLVDCEVLIIADPDCPESALMETLLRPRSSRCDLWAVPRLWGSRSQGGYPDHIGAIPIVKISDITFSGPRWAIKRASDLLFSAVALITLSPLLLLCAIATLADGGRGIFFRQERIGRHGRPFKVIKFRTMRPVDEQEAQTNWSIAHDRRVGLIGRFMRRTSLDELPQLWNILRGEMSVVGPRPERPYFVEKFSAEYPNYAARHRVPVGLTGLAQVSGLRGDTPISDRARFDNYYIENWSLWLDVKVVLRTVAEVFRAGGR, from the coding sequence ATGACAGGCCAACCGACGATGAGCCATCCCGCGCCCGCCGGGCCGTTCGGTGGGCTGCCCGAGCAGGCGACGCCGCGACGGCACGACATCGCCGCTGACCAGGCCTGCCTGGCCGAGCTGGCCGCCCCCGCGCGGGCCGCCCCGGCCATGGCCGCCGCTCCGACGACCGCCCCGGCCATGGCCACCGCTCCGGTGACCGCTGCCGCCGGGGTCGCCGGGGCACGCGCCGGTCTGCAGACGACCGCGGTCCTGCCGTACGCCCGGTCCCGGGCCTCGTCCCGCACACGCTGGGTGCGCGCGTGGATGATGACGCTCCCCATCGACGTCGCCGCGCTGCTCACCCCGTTGGCGCTGAGCCAGAACTACTGGCGCGGGACGCTGGCCAACGCCGTGCTCACCGTGGCCATCTTCGCGGCCGGCGGGCTCTACCGCCCCCGCCGGCACGTGAGCATCCTCGACGAGCTGCCGGGCCTCGGCGGCCGGCTGCTCGCCTCCGCCGCGGTGGTGGCCATCATCGCGGCGGAGCGGCACTCGTCGGTCGCGTACGTCGGCGGTTTCATGCGGGGCGTGGCGCTCTCGGCTCTGTTGGTGATCGCCGGTCGGGCGCTCAGTCGTGCCCTCACCATCCTGACCCGCAAGCGCCGGTGGGTGGAGCACAACGCCATCATCATCGGCAGCGGGCCCATCGGGCTCGAACTGGCCCGGATGCTGCGCCGCTACCCGCGCTACGGCCTCCGGTTCGTCGGGTGCGTGGACGCACCATCGCGACAGGAGACCGGGACGCTCCCGCTCACGGGCAGCCTGGACGACCTGGAGAGCCTGATCCGGCTGGTGGACTGCGAGGTCCTGATCATCGCCGATCCGGACTGCCCGGAGTCCGCCCTCATGGAGACCCTGCTCCGGCCCCGCAGCTCCCGCTGCGACCTGTGGGCGGTGCCACGCCTGTGGGGCTCCCGCTCCCAGGGCGGATATCCCGACCACATCGGCGCCATCCCGATCGTCAAGATCAGCGACATCACGTTCTCCGGTCCACGGTGGGCCATCAAGCGGGCATCGGATCTGCTGTTCTCCGCCGTCGCGCTGATCACGCTGAGCCCGCTGCTGCTGCTCTGCGCCATCGCCACCCTCGCTGACGGCGGCCGGGGCATCTTCTTCCGCCAGGAGCGGATCGGCCGGCACGGCCGACCGTTCAAGGTCATCAAGTTTCGGACCATGCGCCCGGTGGACGAGCAGGAGGCGCAGACCAACTGGTCCATCGCCCACGACCGGCGCGTGGGCCTGATCGGCCGGTTCATGCGCCGCACGTCGTTGGACGAGTTGCCCCAGCTGTGGAACATCCTGCGCGGCGAGATGAGCGTGGTCGGTCCGCGCCCCGAGCGGCCGTACTTCGTGGAGAAGTTCTCGGCGGAGTACCCGAACTACGCGGCGCGCCACCGGGTTCCCGTCGGGCTCACCGGCCTCGCGCAGGTCAGTGGCCTGCGCGGTGACACCCCGATCTCCGACCGGGCCCGGTTCGACAACTACTACATCGAGAACTGGTCGCTCTGGCTCGACGTGAAGGTCGTGCTGCGTACGGTCGCGGAGGTGTTCCGCGCCGGCGGGCGCTGA
- a CDS encoding glycosyltransferase family 4 protein: MRVAIVSPNPASNSGGVERFCHTLRDVIGRLGGVATVVGAADVGKVPHDLSITNGMVSRRTATPRIHVYHGCWVDHVRLGSRTNDYSLPWRTQFLVKGAVREIWAGANAYRVAVSAPTAAEVAHWYRLRVHRVIPNGIDTTTFAIGDRAAARKQVRVPADEKLALFVGRAEARKRPDIAVAAASRAGYRLLTAGSGSVDGATSLGVLSPTELRTWLQAVDCVLAPSDYEACSLAILEAMASGTAVVTTRVGYVRTLVAHLPAYRDLTAPAGDLDEFGRALTLVPSRQRAVAEATAFVRTENSLERFAQRWSAAIDEAMARRSRPAAG, from the coding sequence ATGAGGGTCGCGATCGTCAGCCCGAATCCGGCGAGCAACTCCGGCGGCGTCGAGCGGTTCTGTCACACGCTCCGCGATGTCATCGGACGGCTCGGCGGCGTCGCCACCGTCGTCGGTGCCGCCGATGTCGGTAAGGTCCCGCACGACCTGTCGATCACGAACGGGATGGTCAGCCGACGCACGGCGACCCCACGGATCCACGTCTACCACGGATGCTGGGTGGACCACGTGCGGTTGGGGTCGCGGACCAACGACTACTCGCTGCCCTGGAGGACACAGTTCCTGGTCAAGGGTGCGGTGAGGGAGATCTGGGCGGGCGCCAACGCGTACCGGGTGGCCGTCTCGGCGCCGACCGCGGCCGAGGTGGCGCACTGGTACCGGCTCCGGGTCCATCGGGTGATCCCGAACGGGATCGACACCACGACGTTCGCCATCGGCGACCGTGCCGCCGCCCGCAAACAGGTGCGGGTACCCGCGGACGAGAAGCTCGCGCTCTTCGTCGGCCGGGCGGAGGCGCGCAAGCGGCCGGACATCGCGGTGGCTGCCGCGTCCCGCGCCGGCTATCGGCTGCTGACCGCCGGCTCGGGCTCGGTCGACGGCGCGACAAGCCTCGGTGTGCTGTCGCCGACGGAGCTGCGGACCTGGCTCCAGGCGGTGGACTGCGTGCTCGCGCCCAGCGACTACGAGGCGTGTTCACTGGCCATTCTGGAGGCGATGGCCAGCGGCACGGCGGTGGTGACGACCCGGGTCGGCTACGTCCGTACCCTTGTCGCGCACCTGCCGGCCTACCGCGACCTGACCGCACCGGCCGGTGACCTGGACGAGTTCGGCCGGGCGTTGACGCTGGTCCCGTCCCGGCAGCGGGCGGTTGCCGAGGCCACCGCGTTCGTACGGACGGAGAACAGCCTGGAGCGCTTCGCGCAACGCTGGTCGGCGGCGATCGACGAGGCGATGGCGAGGCGGTCGCGGCCGGCCGCTGGGTAG
- a CDS encoding glycosyltransferase family 2 protein yields MTGAPLRDGEANRQGAATVSVVVPTRNRSQLADGRARWALGQPVVREVIFVVDGSTDDTVARLRALAGQDSRLRVIVNERNVGPPRAKNMGIRAATSEWVLVIDDDDIPSDNLVPALLRVAQEAGADIVGVPWFNLGEAEDVEALVARAQRAPGGPQLDRPGLFPETAWAPCIWMPANALFRRSVFDGVAYDESYRGNFYREETDLYVSAARAGHRVVVTDRGYTYIRSRRGGGIDRQSTLRYEYSVLRNNWYFLRKHGAWLRGQGLLRGPVQEQTALLVRRMKPLARAAGRRLTRWTRR; encoded by the coding sequence GTGACCGGTGCGCCGCTGCGGGACGGTGAGGCGAACCGTCAGGGTGCGGCCACCGTGTCCGTGGTGGTCCCCACCCGGAACCGGAGCCAGCTCGCCGACGGGCGAGCGCGCTGGGCCCTGGGCCAGCCGGTCGTGCGAGAGGTGATCTTCGTCGTCGACGGGAGCACCGACGACACCGTGGCCCGGCTGCGGGCCCTCGCGGGCCAGGACTCGCGGCTCCGCGTCATCGTCAACGAGCGCAACGTCGGCCCTCCGCGGGCCAAGAACATGGGGATCCGCGCCGCGACCTCGGAATGGGTGCTCGTCATCGACGACGACGACATCCCCAGCGACAATCTGGTCCCCGCGCTCCTTCGCGTCGCGCAGGAGGCGGGCGCCGACATCGTCGGCGTGCCCTGGTTCAACCTCGGCGAGGCGGAGGACGTCGAGGCGTTGGTGGCGCGGGCGCAGCGAGCGCCCGGCGGCCCGCAACTGGACCGACCCGGGCTCTTTCCGGAGACGGCCTGGGCGCCGTGCATCTGGATGCCCGCCAACGCGCTGTTCCGCCGATCGGTCTTCGACGGGGTCGCGTACGACGAGTCCTACCGCGGGAACTTCTACCGCGAGGAGACCGACCTGTACGTGTCGGCGGCGCGGGCGGGTCACCGGGTGGTGGTGACTGATCGGGGTTACACGTACATCAGGTCGCGGCGTGGCGGCGGCATCGATCGGCAGTCGACGCTCCGGTACGAGTACTCGGTGCTCCGCAACAACTGGTACTTCCTGCGCAAGCACGGTGCCTGGCTGCGCGGGCAGGGCCTGCTCCGCGGACCGGTCCAGGAGCAGACGGCGCTGCTGGTCCGGCGGATGAAACCGCTGGCCAGGGCCGCCGGACGGCGCCTCACTCGGTGGACGCGACGATGA
- a CDS encoding O-antigen ligase family protein: MSSPRSGAEAEHGPHPVSRALGPVVATVRHPLGWASWVVAAFSAAYIAWALPAPAGIVLAVALPLLVLRLPVAGIVLVAVLAQEIKPNERFGELTTFGHQLLISSGKIPVVLPLALTAALAGAARWWPAERPRLRSLGGALLGLAAALVVVATSVGLLHGQSIFSAVNQNARPFVLLVLGLVIGMSLRWLPEDRKSLPPTVGAALIGLLVAAAIAIPLGEIADERLSAYFVYYDSALPAIAAAVFIGMLGSAGWRWDWRHLTVAVAAPLLIVISFRRSVWLAVLVVVTVLLVVAWPRWRRMVQQLAFAGLVVAAVVFAAPGLAADVGLRSAGSLGLGNDSAPTDAAPATTAPPATGAPPTTTAPPATTAPPATSAPPATGEPAGPASAAPPAEQAPPPEPPNPPAEPGPTPPVSADHQAASTGGHLSDLQLGWEHVRANLWTGVGPLAPQITGMAADEAERVYVHNQLLQDWLRYGPVAPLLVVLFFLVAGLAALARLRDPDSDVVVRAAAAFCLIAPPCLMTAPFLSETSRWPLVTGVAAGILAQWASSQRGVRQSPVWSSW, encoded by the coding sequence GTGAGTTCCCCGAGGTCCGGCGCCGAGGCGGAACACGGGCCGCATCCGGTGTCCCGCGCCCTCGGTCCCGTGGTCGCCACCGTGCGGCATCCGCTCGGATGGGCGTCGTGGGTGGTGGCGGCGTTCTCCGCCGCGTACATCGCATGGGCACTGCCGGCACCGGCCGGGATCGTCCTGGCGGTCGCCCTGCCGCTGCTCGTGCTTCGTCTGCCGGTAGCTGGCATCGTGCTCGTGGCGGTGCTCGCCCAGGAGATCAAGCCCAACGAGCGCTTCGGTGAGCTGACGACGTTCGGCCACCAGTTGCTGATCAGTTCCGGGAAGATCCCCGTCGTCCTGCCGCTCGCGCTGACCGCCGCGCTCGCGGGCGCCGCCCGGTGGTGGCCCGCGGAGCGCCCTCGGCTCCGGTCCCTCGGCGGGGCGCTGCTCGGGCTCGCCGCCGCCCTCGTCGTCGTGGCCACCAGTGTCGGCCTGCTGCACGGCCAGTCGATCTTCTCGGCGGTCAACCAGAACGCCCGACCGTTCGTCCTGCTGGTCCTGGGGCTGGTCATCGGGATGAGCCTGCGGTGGCTACCCGAGGACCGGAAGTCGCTTCCCCCGACGGTCGGAGCGGCGCTGATCGGCCTGCTGGTCGCGGCGGCGATCGCCATTCCCCTCGGTGAGATCGCCGACGAACGCCTGAGCGCCTACTTCGTCTACTACGATTCGGCGTTGCCCGCGATCGCGGCGGCGGTGTTCATCGGCATGCTCGGTTCAGCCGGGTGGCGGTGGGACTGGCGGCACCTGACCGTGGCCGTCGCGGCGCCACTGCTGATCGTCATCAGCTTCCGCCGCAGCGTCTGGCTCGCGGTTCTGGTCGTCGTCACCGTCCTCCTCGTGGTCGCCTGGCCACGGTGGCGGCGGATGGTCCAGCAGCTCGCGTTCGCGGGCCTGGTGGTCGCGGCGGTGGTGTTCGCCGCGCCGGGCCTCGCCGCGGATGTCGGCCTCCGCAGTGCGGGCAGCCTCGGGCTCGGTAACGATTCCGCCCCGACCGACGCGGCGCCCGCGACGACTGCCCCGCCCGCGACCGGTGCCCCGCCTACGACGACCGCCCCGCCCGCGACGACCGCCCCGCCTGCGACCAGTGCCCCACCCGCGACGGGTGAACCAGCCGGGCCGGCCAGCGCCGCACCGCCCGCCGAGCAAGCCCCGCCGCCCGAGCCGCCGAACCCGCCCGCCGAACCCGGCCCGACGCCGCCGGTGAGCGCCGACCACCAGGCCGCGTCGACCGGCGGTCACCTGAGCGATCTCCAACTCGGGTGGGAACACGTACGCGCGAACCTCTGGACCGGGGTGGGACCGCTCGCGCCCCAGATCACCGGCATGGCCGCCGACGAGGCCGAGCGGGTCTACGTGCACAACCAACTGCTGCAGGACTGGCTGCGGTACGGTCCCGTGGCGCCGCTGCTGGTGGTGCTGTTCTTCCTGGTCGCCGGGCTGGCGGCACTGGCGCGTCTGCGCGATCCCGACAGCGATGTCGTCGTTCGCGCGGCGGCCGCGTTCTGCCTGATCGCGCCGCCGTGTCTGATGACCGCGCCGTTTCTGTCCGAGACGAGCCGGTGGCCGCTGGTGACGGGTGTCGCGGCCGGAATCCTCGCCCAGTGGGCCAGCAGCCAGCGCGGAGTCCGGCAGAGCCCGGTGTGGAGCTCCTGGTGA
- a CDS encoding flippase codes for MTSPGPTTAESGDRGATPAGTGPADPGAASVPAQASRSARGLSMATGLSLGLRLVGMVVGMATTAVLARYLNPEGYGVFALALTLGTAAAQVADMGTTITVSSRIARDRESAGRILGTGLVIRTAVALAATVALLVAAGLGWFGESSAVVSVIAIATPLSAAAILTAGATARFRPEVSAILALVQGVLWLTAVVVIARTGGDVVLLAWFFVGVVMVQTGIGVLINRRLVPLGRPSWAEAGRIFALSWPLAISSLAVMAYYRLGSVILFHLQGAAEVGYYAAAYKFLDVAQLGPAMLVAPLLPIVATSLAGNPHRRNLIFSLAARTGVVIGAGTAVLLIALAPALVGYLYGDDYGPAVTPLMLLAVAFVGVALGYVGTTICSALGLVRPIAVLTVSVAVVNLAAQFWACARWGATGAAAVAAGTELVIGVSTCLLAARVMTSRLPVREMASVLVAGAATIALLWLVRLPWPVEAAMAAGMFGVAVLASRALTVADLRRVLSRRAL; via the coding sequence GTGACCTCGCCTGGACCGACGACGGCCGAGTCGGGGGACCGGGGTGCCACCCCGGCCGGCACCGGCCCGGCGGATCCGGGCGCGGCGTCCGTCCCGGCGCAGGCATCGCGGTCGGCGCGCGGGCTCAGCATGGCGACCGGCCTCTCCCTCGGGCTGCGGCTGGTGGGCATGGTCGTGGGCATGGCGACCACCGCCGTGCTCGCCCGCTACCTGAACCCGGAGGGGTACGGCGTCTTCGCCCTCGCGCTCACCCTCGGCACGGCGGCGGCACAGGTCGCCGACATGGGCACCACGATCACCGTGAGTTCGCGGATCGCGCGGGACAGGGAGTCCGCCGGCCGGATCCTCGGCACCGGCCTGGTCATCCGCACGGCGGTGGCGCTGGCGGCGACCGTCGCCCTGCTCGTCGCGGCCGGCTTGGGGTGGTTCGGCGAGTCCAGCGCGGTGGTCAGCGTGATCGCGATCGCCACACCGCTGTCCGCGGCAGCCATCCTCACCGCCGGGGCGACCGCCCGCTTCCGCCCCGAGGTGTCGGCCATCCTCGCTCTCGTGCAGGGCGTCCTCTGGTTGACGGCGGTCGTCGTCATCGCCCGTACCGGCGGCGACGTCGTCCTGCTCGCCTGGTTCTTCGTCGGTGTCGTCATGGTGCAGACCGGCATCGGCGTGCTGATCAACCGGCGGCTGGTGCCGCTCGGCCGGCCGTCCTGGGCGGAGGCGGGTCGGATCTTCGCGCTGAGCTGGCCGCTCGCGATCAGCTCGCTCGCGGTGATGGCCTACTACCGGCTCGGCTCGGTGATCCTGTTCCATCTCCAGGGCGCCGCCGAGGTGGGCTACTACGCGGCCGCCTACAAGTTCCTGGACGTCGCCCAGCTCGGCCCGGCCATGCTGGTGGCGCCGCTGCTGCCGATCGTGGCGACCAGCCTGGCCGGGAACCCCCATCGGCGAAACCTGATCTTCAGCCTGGCGGCGCGTACCGGTGTGGTGATCGGTGCCGGCACGGCGGTCCTGCTCATCGCGCTCGCCCCCGCGCTCGTCGGGTACCTCTACGGCGACGACTACGGCCCGGCGGTCACGCCCCTGATGCTGCTCGCCGTGGCCTTCGTCGGCGTCGCCCTCGGCTACGTCGGCACCACGATCTGCTCGGCGCTCGGCCTGGTCCGGCCGATCGCGGTGCTGACCGTCTCGGTGGCGGTGGTCAACCTCGCGGCCCAGTTCTGGGCGTGCGCCCGCTGGGGGGCAACGGGCGCGGCGGCGGTCGCGGCGGGTACCGAACTGGTCATCGGCGTCTCGACCTGCCTGCTGGCCGCCCGGGTGATGACGTCCCGGCTGCCCGTACGCGAGATGGCGAGCGTCCTCGTCGCCGGGGCCGCCACGATCGCTCTGCTCTGGCTGGTCCGGCTGCCCTGGCCGGTCGAGGCGGCGATGGCCGCCGGGATGTTCGGTGTGGCGGTGCTGGCTTCCCGGGCACTCACCGTGGCGGACCTCCGGCGCGTACTCTCCCGCCGGGCGCTGTGA
- a CDS encoding glycosyltransferase family 4 protein has product MRTAGSTSTVTVISVSDTAGGAEAHTVALGQGLRQRGHDVILYGRCPGWEEHGLDRREIALGPKWSRRTMAAGILRVPLERHRIREIADSSLYYLQFKREQIALTAPLARRAPVVWTEHGRWMGGPAGRLLLAGYVRAAAHVARVVCVSEAVADDLVPVIGGSKLVVVPNAIDTRRYTAPPAATRAALREQLLPSHFQDRRVAILAARLHGAKRHDRAIAAALASGCALVVVGDGPDRERLERLSAGNADVHFTGHREDVPDLLAAADLYLYCGAATDGTPTCVLEAAASGLPIVAFHGDPGTELVPRCGGLVIADPADLTVGTVTALLELRGSGVAYVEHRHGRQAWLDAYEQIFGECRR; this is encoded by the coding sequence GTGAGGACCGCCGGGTCCACGTCGACCGTCACGGTGATCTCCGTCTCGGACACCGCCGGTGGTGCCGAGGCGCACACCGTCGCGCTCGGGCAGGGGCTGCGGCAGCGCGGCCACGACGTCATCCTGTACGGCCGCTGCCCGGGCTGGGAGGAACACGGCCTCGACCGGCGGGAGATCGCGCTCGGGCCGAAGTGGTCGCGCCGGACGATGGCCGCCGGAATCCTGCGGGTGCCTCTGGAACGGCACCGAATCCGGGAGATCGCCGACTCCTCGCTCTACTACCTGCAGTTCAAGCGGGAACAGATCGCGCTGACGGCACCGCTGGCCCGCCGCGCGCCGGTGGTCTGGACCGAGCACGGGCGATGGATGGGCGGCCCGGCCGGTCGGCTGCTCCTCGCGGGCTACGTGCGCGCCGCCGCGCACGTCGCGCGGGTGGTCTGCGTCAGCGAGGCGGTGGCCGACGACCTGGTACCGGTGATCGGCGGGAGCAAGCTCGTCGTGGTGCCCAACGCGATCGACACCCGGCGCTACACCGCCCCGCCGGCCGCGACCCGGGCGGCGTTGCGCGAGCAGCTGCTGCCGAGCCACTTCCAGGATCGCCGGGTGGCGATCCTGGCCGCCCGGCTGCACGGTGCCAAGCGCCACGACCGGGCGATCGCGGCGGCACTGGCCAGCGGCTGTGCCCTGGTCGTCGTCGGCGACGGGCCGGACCGCGAGCGGTTGGAGCGGCTCAGCGCGGGCAACGCCGATGTGCACTTCACCGGTCACCGGGAGGACGTGCCGGACCTGCTCGCCGCCGCCGACCTCTACCTCTACTGCGGGGCGGCGACCGACGGTACGCCGACCTGCGTCCTCGAAGCCGCCGCCAGTGGGCTGCCGATCGTGGCGTTCCACGGCGACCCCGGCACCGAGCTGGTGCCCCGCTGCGGTGGTCTCGTGATCGCGGATCCGGCGGACCTGACGGTCGGGACGGTGACGGCGCTGCTGGAGCTGCGGGGCAGCGGCGTAGCGTACGTCGAGCATCGGCACGGTCGGCAGGCCTGGCTGGACGCGTACGAACAGATCTTCGGGGAGTGCCGCCGGTGA